From one Plantibacter flavus genomic stretch:
- a CDS encoding alpha/beta hydrolase, which produces MSDRMPRPPFDPELAPFLAALEARGPFTLTTEMLPRMRSLDTTEEALDERLRSRGFERRSLTVPGHLGDPITLAVIQRIGRSGATTAVYTIHGGGMMFGHHLGNLESYDDWLLNDHDVVLISVDYRLAPEYPDPYPVEDCYAGLVWVAEHADELGIDPDRIVIAGQSAGAGLAAGTALLARDRRGPALFGQILVSPMLDDRDATVSTMQIDGVGVADRQMTRFGWDAYLGHRRAGEDVSMYAAPARATDLAGLPRTYIDCGSAEVFRDETVAYASAMWAAGGDAELHVWPGAFHGFTSMMPAAAISRTAIAALGDWTTRLLGTSVDEVAVPAAS; this is translated from the coding sequence ATGTCTGACCGCATGCCCCGTCCCCCGTTCGACCCCGAACTCGCCCCCTTCCTCGCCGCGCTCGAGGCGCGCGGGCCGTTCACCCTGACGACCGAGATGCTGCCGAGGATGCGCAGCCTCGACACGACCGAGGAGGCCCTCGACGAACGGCTGCGCTCGCGGGGGTTCGAGCGGCGCTCCCTCACGGTGCCCGGCCATCTCGGGGATCCGATCACGCTCGCGGTCATCCAGCGGATCGGGCGCTCGGGCGCGACGACGGCGGTCTACACGATCCACGGCGGCGGGATGATGTTCGGCCATCACCTCGGCAACCTCGAGTCCTACGACGACTGGCTCCTGAACGACCACGACGTGGTGCTCATCAGCGTCGACTACCGCCTCGCCCCCGAGTACCCCGACCCGTACCCGGTGGAGGACTGCTATGCCGGACTCGTCTGGGTCGCGGAGCACGCGGATGAACTCGGCATCGACCCGGACCGCATCGTGATCGCCGGGCAGAGCGCGGGTGCCGGGCTCGCCGCGGGGACCGCCCTGCTCGCCCGAGACCGCCGTGGGCCGGCCCTGTTCGGGCAGATCCTCGTCTCGCCGATGCTCGACGACCGCGATGCCACCGTGTCGACGATGCAGATCGACGGGGTCGGGGTCGCAGATCGGCAGATGACGCGGTTCGGCTGGGATGCCTATCTCGGACACCGTCGCGCCGGTGAGGACGTGTCCATGTACGCCGCCCCCGCGCGGGCTACCGACCTCGCCGGTCTTCCGCGCACCTACATCGACTGTGGTAGCGCCGAGGTGTTCCGAGACGAGACGGTCGCCTACGCCAGTGCGATGTGGGCGGCCGGCGGCGATGCCGAACTGCACGTGTGGCCGGGGGCGTTCCACGGCTTCACGAGCATGATGCCGGCCGCCGCCATCTCGCGGACCGCCATCGCGGCCCTGGGTGATTGGACGACACGGCTGCTCGGAACATCCGTCGACGAGGTCGCTGTGCCTGCTGCATCATGA
- a CDS encoding ArsR/SmtB family transcription factor, with translation MNEDLEPAAELFKALSSSSRLRLLRILAGGTSTVGQLAEQSRLSQPLVSQHLRTLRSAGLVSVQRIGREAHYDVADVHVSHIVDDAVQHALEG, from the coding sequence ATGAACGAGGATCTCGAACCTGCTGCCGAGTTGTTCAAAGCGCTGTCCTCTTCCTCGCGGTTGCGGTTGCTGCGCATCCTGGCCGGCGGCACATCCACGGTCGGTCAACTCGCCGAACAGAGCCGGTTGTCGCAGCCGTTGGTCTCGCAGCACCTGCGGACGCTGCGCTCGGCCGGCCTCGTCTCGGTGCAGCGGATCGGTCGAGAGGCGCACTACGACGTCGCTGACGTGCACGTCTCGCACATCGTCGACGATGCCGTGCAGCACGCGCTCGAGGGATAG
- a CDS encoding sulfite exporter TauE/SafE family protein has translation MLDGPLIAEWLPVSVAALVLLLVAAGVAGWVDAVVGGGGLIQLPALVIAVPSDVATPFILGTNKLSSFFGTLSASWVYLRKIRVQLVLLVPLVAGAYAGSTAGAALSRYVPRDVLTPVVLVAVIAVALYTLFKPTMGLHHEPRHDRASAVAWRAAMIGLLVGFYDGILGPGTGSFFVILIVGVLGYGFLQASVNAKIANLTTNLAALVVYGVHGEVLLALGLAMAVMNITGGFIGARMATKRGSGFVRIVFLVTLSILIVKLAWDTVTQFTGS, from the coding sequence GTGCTCGATGGACCGCTGATCGCCGAATGGCTCCCCGTCTCGGTGGCCGCGCTCGTCCTCCTCCTCGTCGCGGCGGGAGTGGCCGGCTGGGTCGACGCGGTCGTCGGCGGCGGTGGACTGATCCAGCTGCCCGCGCTCGTCATCGCCGTTCCGAGCGACGTCGCGACCCCGTTCATCCTGGGCACGAACAAGCTGTCGTCCTTCTTCGGCACCCTGTCGGCGAGCTGGGTGTACCTGCGCAAGATCAGGGTGCAGCTCGTGCTGCTGGTGCCTCTCGTCGCCGGGGCCTACGCCGGATCGACTGCCGGTGCCGCGTTGTCGCGGTACGTCCCTCGCGACGTCTTGACGCCCGTCGTGCTCGTCGCCGTGATCGCCGTGGCGCTGTACACCCTCTTCAAGCCCACCATGGGCCTGCACCACGAACCCCGCCATGACCGTGCCAGCGCGGTCGCCTGGCGGGCGGCGATGATCGGCCTGCTGGTGGGCTTCTACGACGGCATCCTCGGACCGGGAACGGGTTCATTCTTCGTCATCCTCATCGTCGGCGTGCTGGGGTACGGCTTCCTGCAGGCCAGCGTGAACGCGAAGATCGCCAACCTCACCACGAACCTCGCCGCCCTCGTCGTGTACGGGGTGCACGGCGAGGTCCTGCTCGCGCTCGGTCTCGCCATGGCCGTCATGAACATCACCGGCGGGTTCATCGGCGCCCGCATGGCGACGAAGCGCGGAAGCGGCTTCGTGCGCATCGTGTTCCTGGTGACCCTGTCCATCCTCATCGTGAAGCTCGCCTGGGACACCGTGACGCAGTTCACCGGTTCATGA